The genomic DNA GGGGAATATGTATGGGAGATAGGAAAATAACAATTCTGCTGGTAGACGACCATCAGTTATTCCGTGAGGGGATTAAACGGATTTTAAATATGGAGGCAGATTTTTCAGTAGTTGGTGAAGCGGGGGATGGAGAAACTGCTTGCCAATTGGCCCAGGTACTGCAACCGGATGTCATACTGATGGATGTCAATATGCCCCATATGAACGGGGTAGAAGCAACAGAAATAATTCACCAATACACACCTGAAAGTAAGGTGATTATTCTCTCCATTCATGATGATGAAGGATATGTCCAGAAAACCCTTCGCTCAGGGGCATCGGGTTATTTGTTAAAGGAAATGGAAGCAGAGGAACTGATTGATGCGGTAAAAGCCGTGTCAAGGGGGGAAGCCTATATTCACCCCAAAGTAACCGGTCCCCTTATCGAAGAGTTGAGACGCCTGAGTGAGAAGGAACAGGTCATGGAAGGGACCAGTGATGGGATCGATTATCTGTTAAGTCCACGGGAATTGGAGGTTCTTCAATTAATGGCTGAAGGAATGAGCAACCGTTCCATCGGCGAAAAGTTGTTTATTAGTGAAAAAACCGTAAAAAATCATGTGAGCAGTATATTGGCCAAGATGGAGGTTCAGGATCGGACCCATGCCGTTGTCACTGCCATTAAAAAAGGCTGGATACATCTCTAGACGAAAGCACATTCTTCTCTCATTCGGCATACCTATAAGTAGGAGGAGGTATTCCGGATGATTTTTTTTATTCTTTTTCTGCTAGCCGTCTATGGATTAACCTCTATCGTTATTCAATTGATCAGTTATTTTCAATGGGGATTTCATCCGACGACAACCAAACATTATACTCTTTTGATCTATCAGTCACAAAGAAATATTGAAGCTGTGATGCGATCCTTATATTCCTGGTCAAGGTTAAAGGGGATACCCATATCCATCACCATTATTGATTTCGGCTCCACAGATGATTCTCTGAAAATTGTCCAACGTTTACTGATAAAGTTTAACTTTCAGCAGGTGAATTGGGAATACCGGAGCATGGAAGAGAGATTCCTTCCTGCCGACCATTTTTTATTGAAAGAGAATTGTGTATTAATCGACGTACGAGGTGCCTGTCACCTCCCGGATTTTGTCGAACTTTGTAGAAATGTGTAGAAAATTTTAGAAATATTTTTCTCAAATTTCTCATAAGGTTGAGTTATAATGAGCATGTCGGGCAGAAAGGAGAGTGGGTATGGGGCGAGCAGTGGTTGTTGGAATCGCTTTAATTTCCTTCCTTTCATTTCTGGGGATATCTTTGTCCTTTCCTCCGGTTTTAACTATAGACGATATCCTTATTTTGTTGTTTCTTTTTTTGGTCCTTCTGTTAATTGACAGTTTTCCTCTCAGAACAAAACATGCCATGATCAGCCTGCAATCCTTTATCTTGATCGCTGTCTTTTTAAGCTATGGGATTGTGGTTGAGACGCTCATGGGCTTGTTGTCCTTGCTTATTGTTCTAACCGTCAGAAGAAAAATGAGCTGGTATCGATTTTTCCTCATTCAATCGATGATCATCTGGAAGTCTCTGTTAGCTGCAGCGGTTTATTATATTCTTTATCCCTTCTATTCTGCTTTGAATATTTTTGACGTCCCCTTGATTGCCCTTTTGGGTTATGTTGTGACGGGATTTGTGACCAATCACTTGTTTTTATCCATGATCAGACGCTTTTACGACAGGCTTCCGTATCCGTTGACCTGGAATAATTTAAAGTGGGATGTTTATTCTACCCTTTTGTCCTTTCCTCTAGGACTTCTTTTATATTCTGTTCATCATTCCGTAGGATTTACCGGAATACTTCTGGTGGCTGTCCCCATTCTTTTCGTGACGTATGTTTTTCGTTTATATCATGATCTATACCTTGCCCACGGGCAGTTGAAAGCCTTAAATGATCTTACTACCCGGTTCACTGCCCAGTTAGATTTAGAACATACCCTTGCAGAAATTTGTAAAGGGATGAAGAGTATGGTGAATGTTGATGCCTTTTTACTCTTTCTCAAAGATGAGAAGGATGAACTGGTTTTGGTTCATCATGACGGAGAATGTTCACTCTTTTCTTCCATTTACTCTCCATCCCATATCATCAAAAACGAGCCGGTTAAGGCCGATGATCTGATTCGTCAAGTGGCACAGGATGGACGGGTGTATGTCGATGAGAAAAAATCTAAGGTAGTAGTTCCGATGATTTGGGATCATCAAACGGTAGGGGTGATTTGTCTTGCTGCAAGAAGAACCTTTCGTTTTACAGATCGCGATGTAACCCTGATTCAAATTTTGGCCAGCCAGGCGGCGATTGCCCTGCAAAATGCCCAGCGGTTTACCCAATCTGAGCGAAGGAGTAAAATGGATGAACTAACGGGGCTGTATAACTACCGAACCTTCGACTCGATGATCCATCGGATGGTCAGGGAATCTGAAAAGGAGTCAAAACCTTTATCCCTTCTGATTTTGGATATTGATTATTTTAAACAGGTAAATGATCGATTTGGACATCTGGTTGGCAATGATGTGCTAAAGCATGTTGCACAGATCATACAATCCAATGTCCGAAAGGGGGATATTGTTTCCCGATATGGCGGGGAAGAATTTACAGTACTGCTTCCTGACACGGATCAAGAAGAAGCCGTAGAAATTGCTGAAAGAATTCGTTCGGCTATTCAAAAATTGCCACTAAAGGTACATCAGTCCCTCAAAGGGAAGGGAGAAATGATGATTCAGGTGACTGCCAGTATCGGTATTGCTACTTACCCTACCTGTGCCGATTCTACGATGTCGCTCATTCGTCATGCGGACCGGGCCATGTATTTGGGAGCAAAACAATCGGGAAGAAATAAGGTGAGCTGCTATCAGTAGGATTCCTTCAGTAGGGTTGCTCCAGTAAGGTGAATGATATATTATCAGTAGTAATGCTGTAGTTTCATCCATATCAAATTCAAGAGTAGAAAAAGGGGAAAATAGGGATGTCGTCCATTGCCATTATTACAGATAGTACAAGCTACATTCCCAAAGAGGAACTGGAGAAATACGAGATTTCCATTGTCCCTCTGCAAGTGATTTTTGGTGCCGAGTCCTATCGGGAAGGATATGACTTGGATGTAGATGAGTTTTATAAAAAACTGGAGCATGCTAAACATCTTCCGACCACCTCTCAACCGCCAGTTGGTGAATTTGTTGAAACTTATGAAAAGCTGTCTCAACAGGCCGATCATTTAATATCGATCCATCTGTCCAGCGGAATCAGCGGAACCTATCAATCAGCAAAAACAGCAGCCTCCATGCTGTCCCATATTTCCATCGATGTAGTAGATTCAGAGATTGCTTGTTATGCTTTGGGTTTTATGGTGGTTGAAGCAGCGAAGATGGCAAAAGAGGGGAGATCTAGGGAAGAGATTCTGGAGCGGGTGGATTATATTAGAAAAACGCGAAGAGCCTATTTTCTTGTAGAAGATTTGAATCACTTGTATCGGGGAGGAAGATTGACCGCCGCCCAAATGATGGTGGGAAATCTACTGCGGATTAAACCCATTTTGATGTTTGAAAACAAAAAAATTCAGCCCTTTGAAAAGATAAGAACCCATAGGAGAGCAAAAGAAAGAATTATGGGTTTTTTTGAAGAGGATGCAAAAAAGGGGAAACCGATTCGCCTCTCTATTATTCAAGCCAATGTTTATGAAGAAGCAAAAGAGTGGCTGGAGGAAATTCAAAATAAATATCCCCATGTGGATGGAAACATCACTCCTTTTGGACCGGTTATCGGTACCCATACCGGACCTGGAACAATCGGAATCACCTGGTATTTTGTTTAGGAGCTATCCAAACACTGGATAGCTTTTTTGTTGACCTTTGAATTTTCAGTATTGCTGGATCTAAACAATTTTGGAAAAAAGGGAATCCGAGGGAAATGTAGAAATATAGAAAATGAGGAATTTGTTGAAAAATGGAGGGGTGCATCGTGTATTTACCTGAATGGACCTTATATGTGGTAAGGGAGGAAGGGAAGTGGCAGACACGAATTACCTCCAATCTTGAAGTGGATCTTACTTTTTGGAATCGAGATCTTTGGGTGATGGAGGGGACGTTTTCGTCCTTGGGAAGGTTAAGGGATATTCAACTGCAATTGGAACGAACTCAATCGGGACACCTCCATCGAAATGATTGGTATCGACCCCCTCATAGGGAGGGTATTTCCTTTTATACGGCCTCCTCCAACCAACAATTGTCACGACTTGCTCTCATTCAGGAAAACTCGCAAATGGTTTTGCCCGTTATCGCAGGAAGAATTTTATTGGTAGAGGAAGTGAGGAGGCGAATTTCTGTTTCTTCCGCTGTTTTTATGGATGAGAGAACTTTTTGGGATACCCTCCAATGGCTGTATTTGCAAGGAACGATCGATCTTCGGGCCAGTATAGAAATGACAAAGGAACAAAAATTGGTGTGTATCCGTTGTGGAAGTACAGAAAAAGCCATTATTCCCGTTGCCTGTGGGATATGTGGCACTTCTTGTGCAACCTGCGAGGCCTGTATCATGCTGGGAAGAAGTAAACGATGCACTCCTCTTATCATTGGACATGTAAGGGAGCATGGAGAAACAGCATTTGCCTCTGCACGGGAAGGAAGCAAGGCCCATTCGATGATGTCTCTGGAAAAATCCTCCTCTCCCCTTTTGGAGGATTTATCACCTCCCCAACGCCATGCGGCTTTACAATCCTTGCACTTCATTAAAACTGATCCTTACCCTCAAACGAACCGGGAATTTTTGATTTGGGCGGTGTGTGGAGCAGGGAAAACAGAGGTGATTTTTCCTTCGGTGGAGGAAACCATAAAGACGGGGAAAAAAGTCCTGTTGGCAACTCCAAGGAAAGATGTGGTGAATGAGCTGGTTCCCCGATTCCGCAAAGCTTTTCCTTTAACGAGGGTAGTTGCACTTCATGGAGAAAGTCAGGAAAAGTGGGAAGATGGCCACATCTATATTGCAACCACCCATCAGACCCTCAGATTTTATCATCATTTTCCCCTTGTAATCGTGGATGAAGTGGATGCGTACCCTTTTCATCATGATCCGATGCTTTATTATGGGGTTCATCGAGCAAAGCATCCGCAGGGAAAGGTGATTTATCTGTCGGCTACTCCCCCTCGTGAACTTCAGAAAAAGTGGAAACGTGGATTAATCAAGGGGACCACCATTCCTGTTCGACATCATAAACATCCCCTTCCCGTTCCAAAGATATTCTGTGGATATCATCTTCAGCGTTATTTGGAGCAACATCATGGATCCCTAGACTGCTATAGGAAAATTCCAATTCTTGATCAGTTTTTACATCAAGTCGTCGATCAAGATCGGCAAGCCTTCCTCTTTGCTTCTTCCTTAAGAGAAGTGGATCAATTGTATCGATATTTAACCACTCTTTATCCCCAGTGGAAGGAAATCATCGGGTTGGCCCATTCGCGACGCAAGGATCGGACGGAGACCGTAGAAAAAATTCGCCGGGGGGAGATTCGGTTTTTGGTGACCACAACCATTATGGAGAGAGGAGTAACGGTGCCAAAAGTTGATGTGTTAGTTTGGAAAGCCGATTCTCCCATTTTTGATGAGACCAGTCTGGTCCAAATTGCCGGAAGAGTCGGCCGATCGTCGGATTTTCCTGATGGGACGGTCATTTTCCTGGCCAGAGAAAAAACCAGGGCTCAGATAAGGGCAATTCGGCACATCCGGAAAATGAATCGATTGGCAGAAAAGATGGGGTACTTATTAATGGGGAGGAAACAGTAATGAAAAAATGGATAGATCTACTTCGGACAGAGTGGGTTAAACTTTTTTCTTATTCATATATATGCATGCTGTGCCAGTCCCCTTTCTCGCCACAAAATGATTCCCAATCAGGAAACCATCCTTCGTCAGGGGAGAATTCCGCCCAGTATATTCCTCATTCGATTTTAAAATCCCTTTGCGCAACCTGTATTCATGAATTAGAATGGATCACTGGTAAAAGTAGGATTTGTTT from Microaerobacter geothermalis includes the following:
- a CDS encoding DegV family protein, with translation MSSIAIITDSTSYIPKEELEKYEISIVPLQVIFGAESYREGYDLDVDEFYKKLEHAKHLPTTSQPPVGEFVETYEKLSQQADHLISIHLSSGISGTYQSAKTAASMLSHISIDVVDSEIACYALGFMVVEAAKMAKEGRSREEILERVDYIRKTRRAYFLVEDLNHLYRGGRLTAAQMMVGNLLRIKPILMFENKKIQPFEKIRTHRRAKERIMGFFEEDAKKGKPIRLSIIQANVYEEAKEWLEEIQNKYPHVDGNITPFGPVIGTHTGPGTIGITWYFV
- a CDS encoding glycosyltransferase family protein; its protein translation is MIFFILFLLAVYGLTSIVIQLISYFQWGFHPTTTKHYTLLIYQSQRNIEAVMRSLYSWSRLKGIPISITIIDFGSTDDSLKIVQRLLIKFNFQQVNWEYRSMEERFLPADHFLLKENCVLIDVRGACHLPDFVELCRNV
- a CDS encoding response regulator, which encodes MGDRKITILLVDDHQLFREGIKRILNMEADFSVVGEAGDGETACQLAQVLQPDVILMDVNMPHMNGVEATEIIHQYTPESKVIILSIHDDEGYVQKTLRSGASGYLLKEMEAEELIDAVKAVSRGEAYIHPKVTGPLIEELRRLSEKEQVMEGTSDGIDYLLSPRELEVLQLMAEGMSNRSIGEKLFISEKTVKNHVSSILAKMEVQDRTHAVVTAIKKGWIHL
- a CDS encoding DEAD/DEAH box helicase, which gives rise to MYLPEWTLYVVREEGKWQTRITSNLEVDLTFWNRDLWVMEGTFSSLGRLRDIQLQLERTQSGHLHRNDWYRPPHREGISFYTASSNQQLSRLALIQENSQMVLPVIAGRILLVEEVRRRISVSSAVFMDERTFWDTLQWLYLQGTIDLRASIEMTKEQKLVCIRCGSTEKAIIPVACGICGTSCATCEACIMLGRSKRCTPLIIGHVREHGETAFASAREGSKAHSMMSLEKSSSPLLEDLSPPQRHAALQSLHFIKTDPYPQTNREFLIWAVCGAGKTEVIFPSVEETIKTGKKVLLATPRKDVVNELVPRFRKAFPLTRVVALHGESQEKWEDGHIYIATTHQTLRFYHHFPLVIVDEVDAYPFHHDPMLYYGVHRAKHPQGKVIYLSATPPRELQKKWKRGLIKGTTIPVRHHKHPLPVPKIFCGYHLQRYLEQHHGSLDCYRKIPILDQFLHQVVDQDRQAFLFASSLREVDQLYRYLTTLYPQWKEIIGLAHSRRKDRTETVEKIRRGEIRFLVTTTIMERGVTVPKVDVLVWKADSPIFDETSLVQIAGRVGRSSDFPDGTVIFLAREKTRAQIRAIRHIRKMNRLAEKMGYLLMGRKQ
- a CDS encoding GGDEF domain-containing protein, whose protein sequence is MGRAVVVGIALISFLSFLGISLSFPPVLTIDDILILLFLFLVLLLIDSFPLRTKHAMISLQSFILIAVFLSYGIVVETLMGLLSLLIVLTVRRKMSWYRFFLIQSMIIWKSLLAAAVYYILYPFYSALNIFDVPLIALLGYVVTGFVTNHLFLSMIRRFYDRLPYPLTWNNLKWDVYSTLLSFPLGLLLYSVHHSVGFTGILLVAVPILFVTYVFRLYHDLYLAHGQLKALNDLTTRFTAQLDLEHTLAEICKGMKSMVNVDAFLLFLKDEKDELVLVHHDGECSLFSSIYSPSHIIKNEPVKADDLIRQVAQDGRVYVDEKKSKVVVPMIWDHQTVGVICLAARRTFRFTDRDVTLIQILASQAAIALQNAQRFTQSERRSKMDELTGLYNYRTFDSMIHRMVRESEKESKPLSLLILDIDYFKQVNDRFGHLVGNDVLKHVAQIIQSNVRKGDIVSRYGGEEFTVLLPDTDQEEAVEIAERIRSAIQKLPLKVHQSLKGKGEMMIQVTASIGIATYPTCADSTMSLIRHADRAMYLGAKQSGRNKVSCYQ